A window of the Nyctibius grandis isolate bNycGra1 chromosome 9, bNycGra1.pri, whole genome shotgun sequence genome harbors these coding sequences:
- the STK17B gene encoding serine/threonine-protein kinase 17B → MSRRKLENKSLSGLLATSLQTQIKTDNFHNFYMLESKELGRGRCAVVRKCIAKSTGQEYAAKFLKKRRRGQDCKAEILHEIAVLELMKSNPRIVNLHEVYETANEIILVLEYAAGGEIFDLCVPDLDDRIGERDIIRLIRQILEGLCCLHENNIVHLDLKPQNILLSSVNPLGDVKIVDFGMSRKLENSSELRQIMGTTEYLAPEILNYDPITKATDMWNIGVISYMLLTQESPFVGADNQETYLNISQVNVDYSEETFSSVSQPAKDFIQKLLIKNPEERPTAEACLSHLWLQQGEFILLCSPEETCYSSLMPGHTTKCSEERNVKSSCNGTCGDKEDKENIPEDSSTVSKRFRFDDSLQYPQDFMTDFVC, encoded by the exons ATGTCGAGGAGAAAATTGGAGAATAAAAGCCTTTCTGGCTTGTTAGCCACATCTCTGCAGACACAAATCAAAACAGACAATTTCCACAATTTTTATATGCTTGAATCAAAAGAGCTAGGAAG AGGCAGATGTGCTGTGGTTAGAAAATGTATAGCTAAATCCACAGGCCAAGAGTATGCAgctaaatttttaaagaaaaggagaaggggtCAAGACTGCAAAGCAGAGATTCTTCATGAAATTGCCGTGCTGGAATTAATGAAATCTAATCCTCGCATAGTTAATCTCCATGAAGTCTatgaaacagcaaatgaaatcaTCTTAGTGTTGGAATA tgctgctggaggagaaatATTTGACTTGTGTGTCCCAGATCTGGATGACAGAATTGGTGAAAGGGATATTATAAGACTTATAAGACAAATACTTGAAGGACTTTGCTGCTTGCATGAAAACAATATTGTTCATCTTGATTTAAAG cctcaaaatattttgctgagcAGCGTCAATCCTCTTGGTGATGTAAAAATTGTAGATTTTGGTATGTCTCGGAAGCTTGAGAATTCTAGTGAACTACGACAGATCATGGGAACAACAGAGTATCTAG CTCCAGAAATCTTAAACTACGATCCTATTACCAAGGCTACCGATATGTG GAACATAGGTGTAATTTCATACATGCTGCTGACACAAGAATCTCCATTTGTGGGAGCTGATAATCAAGAAACTTACCTTAATATATCTCAAGTTAATGTGGATTattcagaagaaacattttcatcagTTTCACAGCCTGCCAAAGACTTCATTCAAAAACTTCTCATAAAAAATCCAGA ggAAAGACCCACAGCAGAGGCCTGCCTTTCTCATTTGTGGTTGCAGCAAGGGGAATTTATACTCTTGTGTAGCCCTGAAGAAACTTGTTACTCTTCTCTGATGCCAGGACACACAACAAAATGCTCAGAAGAGCGGAATGTAAAATCCAGTTGTAATGGTACCTGTGGCGacaaggaagacaaagaaaacattccAGAGGACAGCAGTACAGTCTCCAAACGTTTCCGTTTTGATGATTCATTGCAGTATCCCCAAGACTTCATGACAGACTTCGTATGTTAA